Within the Echinicola sp. 20G genome, the region GGTAAGTCTGTGATCCCGGCATTGCAAGTGCTATTGGGTGGAGCTACCTTAGGCGATGGTGAAGGAAGGTTTGCTGATAAGGTTATCAAAATTCCTAGCAAGAGGGCTCCTCAGGCATTGAGGATTATTTTGGATGATTTTGACAAGAATGCTGAAAAAGGAGAAGCTTTTGTGGATTATTATGACCGACAAGGCCAGATGTATTTCTATGAGAACCTTAAGCCTTTAACCACTACAGATGATATTGTGGATGCCGATTTTATAGACTGGGGCAACGAACAACCTTATGTAAAAGCAGTAGGTGTGGGAGAGTGTGCCGGTGTAGTGATTGACTTGGTAGCAACTTTACTCTTAGAAGCGCGTGAGAAATTGGCCAATGCAGAAGACAGTATCAATGACCAGAAGTGGTCTGATAGTATCTATCATACTTATGCAACCTTGGTAAATACTGCAAAAGCCATTTTGGTTTCTGAAGGGAAGAAAACCAATTCCTATGCAGATATTGTCAACCAATTTGATGAGACATTTGTCGCTACAGGTAAGATTGATTTGGGAAGTAGTTTCGCCGATGTAGTTTATGAAATCCAAAGAAATGAGCCTACAGAGGAGTTTGCCAAAGCCTATTATAAAAAAGCAGAAAAAGTATATCATTTGATCAGTGATTTCAGAGCGAAGGAGGTAGAAGCATGATAGGAGAAATCAAGCCAAAGCTTACGCTTGTTGGTGCTGGTCCTGGAGATCCAGAATTGATTACCTTGAAAGGAATTTTAGCCCTGGGCAAGGCGGATGTTGTGTTGTACGATGCCTTGGTGGATAAGTCTTTATTGAAGCATGCCACAGAAAATGCCATTAAAGTTTTTGTGGGCAAGCGTCATGGGAGCAAAATGAACCCTCAAGAGGAAACCAACAAGTTGATTGTTGAATATGCTCTTAAATACGGGCATGTTGTTCGGTTAAAAGGCGGTGACCCATTTGTCTTTGGGCGTGGAGCCGAAGAGATCGACTATGTTCAGCAGTTTGGAATAGAAACAGAACTAGTTCCAGGGATAACTTCCAGTGTGGCAGTTCCTGCTTACCAAGGAATCCCCGTTACCAAAAGAGGTGTTTCGGAGAGTTTTTGGGTGATTACGGGTACCACTTCATCGGGACAGCTATCCAGGGATATTAGGATTGCTGCTCAATCTACCGCGACAGTTGTGATTTTGATGGGCACTAGAAAACTTAGGGAAATTGTCCATGAATTTAGCCTAAATGGCAAAGAAGACACGCCAATTGCTTTGATTCAAAATGGCACAACAGATACTGAAAGAATTGTAGCAGGCCATATTTGTAATATTGAAGAAAAAGTACAAAATTCTGGAATTGGGGCTCCTGCTGTTATCATTGTAGGAGATGTTGTGCGAGAAAGTCCTAAATTGATGGAAATTTATAGAGAAGCCATTCGTGTGTGATGCCGTGCATTCTCACATACTGATGTCAGGATAAAAACTTATCCTGACATTATTTTAACCACTAAATAGCATACAATAATGAATGAACTTTACCCTGTGTTCCTCAAGGTGGCGCAACTAAACACGCTGATTGTAGGAGCAGGAAATGTTGGATTAGAAAAGCTGTCTTTCTTGTTGAAGTCAAGTCCCAATGCGCAAGTAACGATTGTGGCTAAAGAGATTTCTGCTGAAATCAAGAAGATCGCAGATCAGAATGAAGCCATTGCATTGGTAGAAGACAGCTATAAGGAGAAATATTTGAATGGAAGGCATATTGTGATCGGTGCTACTGATGACAAAGATGTGAACAAACAGATTCATTTGGGTGCCAAGGCCAGGAACCTTTTGGTGAACATTGCCGATACCCCAGCGCTTTGTGACTTTTACTTGGGAGGAATTGTAACCAAAGGTAATGTCAAGATAGCCATCAGTACCAATGGCAAATCACCAACAACTGCGAAACGATTAAGGCAGCTTTTAGAGGAAATCATTCCTGAGGATATTAATGAAATGGTGGAGAACATTCATTTGTACAGGGATACTTTAAAAGGTGATTTTGAATATAAAGTGGAAGCTTTGAATAAACTGACCAAAGAGTTATTGGTGAAAAACTAAGATAAAAGTCAGAGAGATTTTAAATATGCGGTTGATTTAATTTGAAAATGCAGGTGGCGGTCTACCTGCTTTTTTTATATAGAAGTAAAAGTTTACAAATATTAATTTTTTTATTTATTGGGAATTCACTTTTTGCCATATCCTTTCCAGATTTTAATTTTTAATTAATATAAATTTGCATTTTAATTTATTTTTATAATGTGATATAGTGTTTAAAATTTAATTTTTTCAATTATTAATGTTGTTTTATTTTTTGTGGTGTGACACCTTTATAAAGACCACTGATTTACTGTTAATTTTTACTTAAGGATTTAAAATTCAATTAAAGAATTGATAATTGATCAATTCACTCTTCTGGAATTCAGATTTCTAATTTTGCGATCAAATACTCCCAAGATGCCTTTTAACCGCTATCAAATAGCTGAATTTCAACAATTTATATTTTATAATCTCAAACAAACGTATTAACGTATGAAACAGGTTTTTACAATCTTAATTTTACTCTTGATGAGCTGTCCCTTTATAGCAATGGGGCAGGATCAGGTAAAAGGTCAAATCACGGATGTATCCGGACTTGGGCTTCCTGGTGTCACGGTAATGATCAAAGGAACTACCACAGGTACTGTGGCCGATTTTGATGGTAATTATACCATTAATGCTGCTGGAAATGATGTGTTACAGTTTAGTTTTATTGGTTTTTCCGCTCAGGAAGTAGCCGTAAACGGACGTTCCGTAATCAATGTAGTATTAGAAGAAGATCAGCAGAGTCTTGATGAGGTAGTGGTAACAGCTATCGGGATCAAGCAGCAAAAGAAGAAATTGGGTTATGCCACTCAAGAAGTAAACACTGATGTTTTGGGCGAAGCTAGAACCATGAATTTGGGAAATGCCCTTTCTGGTCAGGTGGCGGGTTTGACTGTAAACAACCCAACTGGTATTTTCCAGTCCCCTTCATTTAAGTTGAGAGGTAAGACACCTTTGATTGTATTGGACGGGATTCCAGTGGAAACAGATTTCTTTGATATTTCTCCAGAAGATATTGAAGGAATCAACGTACTAAAAGGTGGAGCTGCTTCAGCCCTATATGGTGCAAGAGGAAAAAATGGTGCGATTTTGATTACCAGAAAAAATGCAGCCAAAGAAGGTTTGACTGTAACCGCTACAACTAGTAACATGGTTACGGCTGGTTTTACCGTTTTTCCAGAGACTCAAACCCAATATGGTAATGGATCCAATGGAAAGTATGAATTTTGGGATGGTGCTGATGGTGGTATTTCAGATGGTGATATGATCTGGGGTCCTAAGTTTGAGCCAGGTGTAGAAATCGCACAGTGGAACAGCCCAATCAGGGATAAGCAGACTGGTGAAGTAATAGAATGGTATGGTAATGTAGCAGGAACTGTTTATGATGATAAGTCCAGGTATGAGCGTGTACCAATTGCTTGGGAAAGACATGACAACCTGAAGGATTTCCTCAATACAGGTGTAGTAAGCAAAAATGATTTCTCTATTGCCTATCAAGGTGATAAATCAAGATTTTACCTTTCTGGAAATTACTCTTACCAGAGCGGCCAAGTCCCAAATACTTCTCTTAGCACGGGTGGCTTGAATTTCAATAGTTCAACTGAATTAACAGATAAACTTCAGTTAGATGCTTCCTTAAGCTACAACAAGGTATATTCTCCTAACTATCCTCGTTATGGTTACGGACCGAAAAACCACATGTACACCATCTTGATTTGGATGGGAGATGACGTCAATGGACAAGACCTAAAAGACCATATGTATGTGCCTGGATTGGAAGGCTACCGTCAGGCAAACTATAACTATGCTTGGTATAACAATGTTTACTTTGCAGCATATGAGCTGAACCAAAAGCACAATAGAAATACTCTGGATGGTAAGATGAAATTAAAGTACCAAATTACTCCAGACCTATATGTCCAAGGTAGGATTTCGGCTAGGGAAAAGCGATTGTTCGAAGACATGCAGAGCCCTAAATCTTATATGAACTATGGAGATTCCAGAAATGGTGATTACAAAATGTGGAATGACAACCAGCTGAATTTGGATACTGATTTCTTGGCTTCTTACACCAAGTCTCTTAATGAAAATGTTGGTTTGACTGTGAATGCGGGTGCTTCAAGCTTTTATAGAACTTACCAGCAAGAATATGCATCCTCAGACGGTTTGATCGTGCCTTGGGTTTATAGTTTAAGCAATACCCAAGGACCGGTTCAAGCGAGTAACTACTTTGAAGAAAAAGCGATCCGAAGTGCTTACGGTTCAGCTAACTTGGATTTATGGAATTCAATTTTCCTGAACTTCTCAGCTAGAAATGACTGGTCTTCCACCCTTCCGACTAGCACGAACTCCTACTTCTACCCTTCTGCTTCAGTAAGTGCCATGCTCTCTGAATTTATCAAATTGCCAAAAGCAATGGATTACTTGAAAGTATATGGATCATGGTCTCAGGTGTCCAGCGATTTAAGTCCATACAGCATTTATGCAGCCTATAACAAAGGGGTAACCTATGGCTCTACTCCTTCTGTTTATTATCCTTCAGGTTTGGTGAATTCTGAGATTATGCCAGAAAAATCGACTTCATTTGAAGCTGGTTTCTCCACCTCGTTTGCCCAGAAACGTTTGACTTTTGAAGGTACCTATTACAGAATTCTGGATGAAAATCAGATTATTGACTTGAATGTATCTGAAGCTTCAGGCTTTAACTCCAGAAAAGTAAATGGAAACGAGTATACCACACATGGTTTTGAAGCCATGGTGAACTTTGCTGCCATTGACCATAATAAATTCTCTTGGGATATTGGGATGAACTGGACAAGGTATGTGAAAAAGATCACCGACATCTATGGGGACAATGAGAAATTCGGTAACCTCAAAGTAGGTGATCGTGCTGATGCCTATTATGCTACAGTTTGGCAGAAAAGTGCAGACGGACAGGTGATCCTAGATGCCAATACAGGCCTTCCAACAAGAGACCCTTATCCTACTAAAATTGGTCACTTGGATCCTTCTTGGAGGTTAGGAATCCAAAATAGATTCAAAGTTGGAGATTTCAGAGTGGATATGGATGTTGATGGTGCTTGGGGAGGCTTGATCCGTTCTTTGACTATCGAAAAAATGTGGTGGGGTGGAAAGCATCCAAACTCTGTTCTTTATAGAGATGAGGAATATGCTGCAGGACAGCCTGTTTATGTACCGGATGG harbors:
- a CDS encoding SusC/RagA family TonB-linked outer membrane protein produces the protein MKQVFTILILLLMSCPFIAMGQDQVKGQITDVSGLGLPGVTVMIKGTTTGTVADFDGNYTINAAGNDVLQFSFIGFSAQEVAVNGRSVINVVLEEDQQSLDEVVVTAIGIKQQKKKLGYATQEVNTDVLGEARTMNLGNALSGQVAGLTVNNPTGIFQSPSFKLRGKTPLIVLDGIPVETDFFDISPEDIEGINVLKGGAASALYGARGKNGAILITRKNAAKEGLTVTATTSNMVTAGFTVFPETQTQYGNGSNGKYEFWDGADGGISDGDMIWGPKFEPGVEIAQWNSPIRDKQTGEVIEWYGNVAGTVYDDKSRYERVPIAWERHDNLKDFLNTGVVSKNDFSIAYQGDKSRFYLSGNYSYQSGQVPNTSLSTGGLNFNSSTELTDKLQLDASLSYNKVYSPNYPRYGYGPKNHMYTILIWMGDDVNGQDLKDHMYVPGLEGYRQANYNYAWYNNVYFAAYELNQKHNRNTLDGKMKLKYQITPDLYVQGRISAREKRLFEDMQSPKSYMNYGDSRNGDYKMWNDNQLNLDTDFLASYTKSLNENVGLTVNAGASSFYRTYQQEYASSDGLIVPWVYSLSNTQGPVQASNYFEEKAIRSAYGSANLDLWNSIFLNFSARNDWSSTLPTSTNSYFYPSASVSAMLSEFIKLPKAMDYLKVYGSWSQVSSDLSPYSIYAAYNKGVTYGSTPSVYYPSGLVNSEIMPEKSTSFEAGFSTSFAQKRLTFEGTYYRILDENQIIDLNVSEASGFNSRKVNGNEYTTHGFEAMVNFAAIDHNKFSWDIGMNWTRYVKKITDIYGDNEKFGNLKVGDRADAYYATVWQKSADGQVILDANTGLPTRDPYPTKIGHLDPSWRLGIQNRFKVGDFRVDMDVDGAWGGLIRSLTIEKMWWGGKHPNSVLYRDEEYAAGQPVYVPDGVVVTGGELVRDVDGNVISDTREYTQNTTAVSWQTWSQIYPYRAQVTEDESELFANVYDRSYFKLRRLSVTYDLMNIMTSQKIKKLDLSVYGYNLAVWKKLPLLDPDYGNDDNLQDPSSRYIGFTLRAMF
- a CDS encoding bifunctional precorrin-2 dehydrogenase/sirohydrochlorin ferrochelatase, which translates into the protein MNELYPVFLKVAQLNTLIVGAGNVGLEKLSFLLKSSPNAQVTIVAKEISAEIKKIADQNEAIALVEDSYKEKYLNGRHIVIGATDDKDVNKQIHLGAKARNLLVNIADTPALCDFYLGGIVTKGNVKIAISTNGKSPTTAKRLRQLLEEIIPEDINEMVENIHLYRDTLKGDFEYKVEALNKLTKELLVKN
- the cobA gene encoding uroporphyrinogen-III C-methyltransferase, with the translated sequence MIGEIKPKLTLVGAGPGDPELITLKGILALGKADVVLYDALVDKSLLKHATENAIKVFVGKRHGSKMNPQEETNKLIVEYALKYGHVVRLKGGDPFVFGRGAEEIDYVQQFGIETELVPGITSSVAVPAYQGIPVTKRGVSESFWVITGTTSSGQLSRDIRIAAQSTATVVILMGTRKLREIVHEFSLNGKEDTPIALIQNGTTDTERIVAGHICNIEEKVQNSGIGAPAVIIVGDVVRESPKLMEIYREAIRV